The proteins below are encoded in one region of Conger conger chromosome 17, fConCon1.1, whole genome shotgun sequence:
- the LOC133116334 gene encoding disco-interacting protein 2 homolog A-like isoform X4 → MAERNSTGLLMMMLEPTPAAAMTLPAEVREKLAELELELSEGDITQKGYEKKRGKLLAPYIPQTQGVDPSLQTDGRVQPAPAAPAASKQHKTRAANSRDERFRSDIHTEAVQAALAKYKERKMPMPSKRRSVLVQSSVEACTPPDTSSASEDEGSLRRQGRTASSTPCQAHPSVEHWFNRVIQGSSTSSSASSTSSHPGGRPHAAAAATLLADLMAHTQIDNHCAPPDVTGVSERSVHVERPQVPSVRGVPRGCNHGNALETADGVPVNSRVSSKIQQLLNTLKRPKRAPLREFFLDDFQELLDVQHPDPNQPKPEGTQMCPLEGEPLGVVTNWPPSLLASLQRWGSSQPKSPCLTSLDNAGKPVYTLTYGKLWTRSLKLAYTLLNKLSSRNEPLLRSGDRVALVFPNNDPVMFMVAFYGCLLAELVPVPIEVPLTRKDAGSQQIGFLLGSCGVTLALTTDACQKGLPKAQTGEVATFKGWPRLLWFVTDGKHVVKPPKDWHPSVRDASNDIAYIEYKTSKEGSTMGITVSHSAMLAHCHTLTQACGYAEAETITNVLDFKRDAGLWHGVLTSVMNRMHVVSVPYSLMKVNPLSWIQKVHAYKARVAVVKSRDMHWSLLAQRDQRDISLSSLRMLVVADGANPWSISSCDAFLNVFQARGLRPEVICPCASSPEAMTVSIRRPPEMGVPPPGKAVLSMSGLSYGVIRVDTEEKLSVLTVQDVGQVMPGALVCVVRVDGTPSLCRTDEVGEICVSSSSSGVAYFGLPGMTKSVFQTIPVTSSGAPISDRPFTRTSLLGFVGPDNLVFVVGKMDGLMVVSGRRHNADDVVATALAVEPMKFVYRGRIAVFSLSVLHDDRVVVVAEQRPDASEEDSFQWMSRVLQAIDSIHQVGVYCLALVPANTLPKAPLGGIHISETKQRFLEGALHPCNVLMCPHTCVTNLPKPRQKQPEVGPASMIVGNLVAGKRIAQACGRDVTQLEDNDQARKFLYMQDVLQWRAQATPDHPLFLLLNAKGTVASTASCLQLHKRAERAAVALMERARLNTGDHVALLYPPGIDLIATFYGCLYAGCVPVTVRPPHSQNLATTLPTVKMIVEVSKSVCILTTQAIMKLLKSKEAAAAVDVKTWPMVLDTDDLPRKKAPQIYKPPTPEMLAYLDFSVSTTGILAGVKMSHAATSALCRSIKLQCELYPSRQIAICLDPYCGLGFALWCLCSVYSGHQSILVPPLELESNVSLWLTAVSQYKVRVTFCSYSVMEMCTRGLGPQTEALRMRNVNLSCVRTCMVVAEERPRIALTQSFSKIFKDLGLSARAVSTTFGCRVNVAVCLQGTAGPDPTTVYVDMRALRHDRVRLVERGSPHSLPLMESGKILPGVKVIIANTETKGPLGDSHLGEVWVSSPHNATGYYTVYGEEALHADHFSTKLSFGDTQTVWARTGYLGFLRRTELTDACGERHDALYVVGSLDETLELRGMRYHPIDIETSVIRSHKSIAECAVFTWTNLLVVAVELCGSEQEALDLVALVTSVVLEEHYLIVGVVVVVDPGVIPINSRGEKQRMHLRDGFLADQLDPIYVAYNM, encoded by the exons GTGTAGACCCGTCTCTGCAGACTGACGGCAGGGTCCAGCCCGCACCAGCCGCTCCTGCGGCCTCCAAGCAGCACAAGACCCGGGCCGCCAACTCCCGCGATGAGCGCTTTCGATCCG ACATCCACACAGAAGCTGTGCAGGCGGCCCTGGCTAAGTACAAAGAGAGGAAGATGCCCATGCCCTCCAAGCGACGCTCCGTGCTAGTCCAGTCCTCCGTGGAGGCATGCACCCCCCCAG ACACCTCGTCGGCTTCTGAAGACGAGGGCTCGCTGCGGAGGCAGGGCCGGACGGCCTCCTCCACGCCCTGTCAGGCCCACCCCAGCGTGGAGCACTGGTTTAACAGGGTCATCCAGGGCTCGTCCACCTCatcctccgcctcctccacctcatccCACCCCGGAGGGAGGCCCCACGCGGCGGCCGCCGCCACTCTGCTAGCCGACCTCATGGCGCACACCCAGATAG ATAACCACTGTGCGCCCCCAGATGTGACGGGCGTGTCCGAGCGCTCCGTGCACGTGGAGCGGCCCCAGGTGCCCTCAGTGCGAGGCGTCCCACGGGGCTGCAACCATGGCAACGCCCTGGAAACTGCCGACG GCGTCCCTGTGAACAGCCGCGTCTCCTCCAAGATCCAGCAGCTGCTGAACACGCTGAAGAGGCCCAAGCGGGCTCCGCTGCGCGAGTTCTTCCTGGACGACTTCCAGGAGCTGCTGGACG TCCAGCATCCTGACCCAAACCAGCCCAAACCGGAGGGGACCCAGATGTGTCCGCTCGAAGGGGAGCCTCTGGGCGTGGTCACAAATTGGCCCCCCTCCCTGCTGGCGTCCCTGCAGCGCTGGGGCAGCAGCCAGCCCAAGAGCCCCTGCCTGACCTCCCTGGACAACGCGGGCAAGCCCGTGTACACCCTGACCTACG GCAAGCTGTGGACACGGAGCTTGAAGCTGGCCTACACCCTGCTGAACAAGCTGAGCTCCAGAAACGAACCTCTGCTCCGGTCCGGGGACCGC GTTGCACTCGTGTTCCCAAACAACGACCCTGTTATGTTCATGGTGGCCTTCTATGGCTGTCTCCTGGCTGAGCTGGTGCCTGTGCCCATAGAGGTGCCCCTCACACGGAAG GATGCAGGAAGTCAGCAGATCGGCTTCCTTTTGGGCAGCTGTGGGGTCACCCTGGCCCTGACAACAGACGCCTGTCAGAAGGGTCTCCCCAAAGCTCAGACGGGGGAGGTCGCCACCTTCAAAG gttggcCACGGTTGCTGTGGTTTGTGACAGACGGCAAGCACGTAGTTAAGCCCCCCAAAGACTGGCACCCCTCAGTACGGGATGCCAGCAATGACATCGCCTACATCGAG TATAAGACCAGCAAGGAGGGCAGCACCATGGGCATTACTGTGTCACACTCCGCCATGTTGGCGCACTGCCACACGCTCACGCAGGCCTGCGGCTATGCAGAGG CTGAGACCATAACGAATGTTCTGGATTTCAAAAGGGATGCAGGGCTATGGCACGGTGTTCTCACG AGTGTAATGAACAGGATGCACGTGGTCAGCGTCCCCTACTCCCTGATGAAAGTCAACCCCCTCTCCTGGATTCAGAAAGTGCACGCCTACAAAG CGCGGGTGGCGGTGGTGAAGTCGCGGGACATGCACTGGTCGCTCCTGGCCCAGCGGGACCAGCGGGACATCAGCCTCAGCTCCCTCCGCATGCTGGTCGTCGCAGACGGAGCCAACCCAT GGTCCATCTCGTCCTGCGACGCCTTCCTCAACGTGTTCCAGGCGCGGGGGCTTCGGCCCGAGGTGATCTGTCCCTGCGCCAGCTCTCCCGAGGCCATGACCGTCTCCATCCGCAG ACCTCCTGAGATGGGCGTCCCTCCCCCGGGGAAGGCGGTTCTGTCCATGAGCGGTCTGAGCTACGGGGTCATCAGAGTGGACACGGAGGAGAAGCTGTCCGTGCTCACTGTGCAGGACGTGGGGCAGGTCATGCCCGGGG CTCTGGTGTGCGTGGTGCGGGTGGACGGCACGCCCTCGCTCTGTCGGACGGACGAGGTGGGCGAGATCTGcgtcagctcctccagctccggCGTGGCCTACTTCGGCCTCCCGGGAATGACCAAGAGCGTCTTCCAG ACCATCCCGGTGACGTCATCGGGGGCTCCCATCAGCGACAGGCCCTTCACTCGCACCTCGCTGCTGGGCTTCGTGGGACCG GACAACCTGGTGTTTGTTGTGGGGAAGATGGACGGGCTGATGGTGGTCAGCGGGCGGAGACACAACGCGGACGACGTGGTCGCCACGGCGCTGGCAGTTGAGCCCATGAAGTTTGTCTATAGAGGCAG AATCGCCGTGTTCTCCCTGTCCGTGCTGCATGACGACCGCGTGGTGGTGGTGGCAGAGCAGAGGCCCGACGCGTCCGAAGAGGACAGCTTCCAGTGGATGAGCCGAGTGCTGCAG GCCATCGACAGCATCCACCAGGTGGGGGTGTACTGCTTGGCCCTGGTCCCTGCCAACACACTGCCCAAGGCCCCTCTGGGCGGCATTCACATCTCTGAGACCAAGCAGCGcttcctggagggggcgctgcacCCCTGCAACGTGCTCATGTGCCCCCACACCTGCGTCACCAACCTGCCCAAGCCCCGGCAGAAACAGCCAG AGGTGGGCCCTGCTTCAATGATAGTGGGGAACCTGGTGGCTGGGAAGAGAATCGCTCAGGCTTGTGGGAGAGACGTGACGCAACTGGAGGACAATGACCAGGCACGTAAG TTCCTGTACATGCAGGATGTTCTGCAGTGGAGGGCGCAGGCAACCCCAGATCATCCTCTTTTTCTGCTGCTGAATGCCAAG GGCACTGTGGCCAGCACCGCCTCCTGCCTGCAGCTGCACAAGCGGGCGGAGCGTGCCGCCGTGGCGCTGATGGAGAGGGCGAGGCTGAACACGGGGGACCACGTGGCTCTGCTGTACCCCCCAG GTATCGACCTGATCGCCACCTTCTACGGGTGCCTGTATGCAGGCTGCGTGCCAGTCACCGTCAGACCCCCCCACTCGCAGAATCTGGCAACCACCCTGCCCACCGTCAAGATGATTGTTGAG GTCAGCAAGTCCGTTTGCATCCTGACCACTCAAGCAATAATGAAGCTGCTCAAATCCAAAGAGGCCGCAGCCGCCGTTGATGTGAAGACGTGGCCGATGGTGCTAGACAcag ATGACCTCCCGAGGAAGAAGGCTCCTCAGATCTACAAGCCTCCCACTCCTGAGATGCTGGCCTACCTGGACTTCAGTGTGTCCACCACTGGAATCCTAGCAGGAGTGAAG ATGTCCCACGCTGCCACCAGTGCCTTGTGCCGCTCCATTAAGCTGCAATGTGAGCTGTACCCCTCCCGCCAGATCGCCATCTGCCTGGACCCCTACTGCGGCCTGGGGTTTGCCCTCTGGTGTCTGTGCAG CGTGTActcaggtcaccagtccatcctGGTCCCCCCCCTGGAGCTGGAGAGCAACGTGTCCCTGTGGCTGACGGCGGTCAGCCAGTACAAGGTGCGCGTCACCTTCTGCTCCTACTCCGTCATGGAGATGTGCACCCGAGGGCTGGGCCCACAGACCGAGGCGCTCCGG ATGCGGAACGTGAACCTGTCGTGCGTGCGCACCTGCATGGTGGTGGCGGAGGAGCGGCCCCGCATCGCCCTCACTCAGTCCTTCTCCAAGATCTTCAAGGACCTGGGCCTCTCCGCCCGAGCCGTCAGCACCACCTTCGGGTGCCGGGTCAACGTGGCCGTCTGCCtgcag GGTACTGCTGGTCCTGACCCCACCACCGTCTATGTGGACATGAGAGCACTGCGGCATGACAG GGTACGTCTAGTGGAGAGAGGGTCACCTCATAGCCTCCCGCTAATGGAATCTGGAAAG ATCTTGCCAGGGGTGAAGGTGATTATAGCAAACACGGAGACTAAAGGGCCCCTGGGAGATTCGCACCTGGGCGAG GTCTGGGTGAGCAGCCCCCACAATGCAACGGGGTACTACACCGTGTACGGAGAGGAGGCGCTGCACGCCGACCACTTCAGCACGAAGCTGAGCTTCGGGGACACGCAGACGGTGTGGGCGCGCACCGGGTACCTCGGCTTCCTGCGTCGCACAGAGCTCACCGACGCCTGCGGAG AGCGCCATGATGCGCTGTATGTGGTGGGCTCCCTGGACGAGACTCTTGAGCTGAGAGGCATGCGCTACCACCCCATCGACATCGAGACGTCCGTCATCCGCTCGCACAAGAGCATCGCAGAGTG CGCGGTGTTCACCTGGACCAACCTGCTGGTGGTGGCGGTGGAGCTGTGTGGCTCGGAGCAGGAGGCCCTGGACCTGGTGGCCCTGGTGACCAGCGTGGTGCTGGAGGAGCACTACCTGATCGTGggcgtggtggtggtggtggaccCCGGGGTCATCCCCATCAACTCCCGCGGGGAGAAGCAGCGCATGCACCTGCGCGACGGCTTCCTGGCCGACCAGCTGGACCCCATCTACGTGGCCTACAACATGTGA
- the LOC133116334 gene encoding disco-interacting protein 2 homolog A-like isoform X3, with protein MAERNSTGLLMMMLEPTPAAAMTLPAEVREKLAELELELSEGDITQKGYEKKRGKLLAPYIPQTQGVDPSLQTDGRVQPAPAAPAASKQHKTRAANSRDERFRSDIHTEAVQAALAKYKERKMPMPSKRRSVLVQSSVEACTPPDTSSASEDEGSLRRQGRTASSTPCQAHPSVEHWFNRVIQGSSTSSSASSTSSHPGGRPHAAAAATLLADLMAHTQIDNHCAPPDVTGVSERSVHVERPQVPSVRGVPRGCNHGNALETADGFPGKGGSVVRRTDGVPVNSRVSSKIQQLLNTLKRPKRAPLREFFLDDFQELLDVQHPDPNQPKPEGTQMCPLEGEPLGVVTNWPPSLLASLQRWGSSQPKSPCLTSLDNAGKPVYTLTYGKLWTRSLKLAYTLLNKLSSRNEPLLRSGDRVALVFPNNDPVMFMVAFYGCLLAELVPVPIEVPLTRKDAGSQQIGFLLGSCGVTLALTTDACQKGLPKAQTGEVATFKGWPRLLWFVTDGKHVVKPPKDWHPSVRDASNDIAYIEYKTSKEGSTMGITVSHSAMLAHCHTLTQACGYAEAETITNVLDFKRDAGLWHGVLTSVMNRMHVVSVPYSLMKVNPLSWIQKVHAYKARVAVVKSRDMHWSLLAQRDQRDISLSSLRMLVVADGANPWSISSCDAFLNVFQARGLRPEVICPCASSPEAMTVSIRRPPEMGVPPPGKAVLSMSGLSYGVIRVDTEEKLSVLTVQDVGQVMPGALVCVVRVDGTPSLCRTDEVGEICVSSSSSGVAYFGLPGMTKSVFQTIPVTSSGAPISDRPFTRTSLLGFVGPDNLVFVVGKMDGLMVVSGRRHNADDVVATALAVEPMKFVYRGRIAVFSLSVLHDDRVVVVAEQRPDASEEDSFQWMSRVLQAIDSIHQVGVYCLALVPANTLPKAPLGGIHISETKQRFLEGALHPCNVLMCPHTCVTNLPKPRQKQPEVGPASMIVGNLVAGKRIAQACGRDVTQLEDNDQFLYMQDVLQWRAQATPDHPLFLLLNAKGTVASTASCLQLHKRAERAAVALMERARLNTGDHVALLYPPGIDLIATFYGCLYAGCVPVTVRPPHSQNLATTLPTVKMIVEVSKSVCILTTQAIMKLLKSKEAAAAVDVKTWPMVLDTDDLPRKKAPQIYKPPTPEMLAYLDFSVSTTGILAGVKMSHAATSALCRSIKLQCELYPSRQIAICLDPYCGLGFALWCLCSVYSGHQSILVPPLELESNVSLWLTAVSQYKVRVTFCSYSVMEMCTRGLGPQTEALRMRNVNLSCVRTCMVVAEERPRIALTQSFSKIFKDLGLSARAVSTTFGCRVNVAVCLQGTAGPDPTTVYVDMRALRHDRVRLVERGSPHSLPLMESGKILPGVKVIIANTETKGPLGDSHLGEVWVSSPHNATGYYTVYGEEALHADHFSTKLSFGDTQTVWARTGYLGFLRRTELTDACGERHDALYVVGSLDETLELRGMRYHPIDIETSVIRSHKSIAECAVFTWTNLLVVAVELCGSEQEALDLVALVTSVVLEEHYLIVGVVVVVDPGVIPINSRGEKQRMHLRDGFLADQLDPIYVAYNM; from the exons GTGTAGACCCGTCTCTGCAGACTGACGGCAGGGTCCAGCCCGCACCAGCCGCTCCTGCGGCCTCCAAGCAGCACAAGACCCGGGCCGCCAACTCCCGCGATGAGCGCTTTCGATCCG ACATCCACACAGAAGCTGTGCAGGCGGCCCTGGCTAAGTACAAAGAGAGGAAGATGCCCATGCCCTCCAAGCGACGCTCCGTGCTAGTCCAGTCCTCCGTGGAGGCATGCACCCCCCCAG ACACCTCGTCGGCTTCTGAAGACGAGGGCTCGCTGCGGAGGCAGGGCCGGACGGCCTCCTCCACGCCCTGTCAGGCCCACCCCAGCGTGGAGCACTGGTTTAACAGGGTCATCCAGGGCTCGTCCACCTCatcctccgcctcctccacctcatccCACCCCGGAGGGAGGCCCCACGCGGCGGCCGCCGCCACTCTGCTAGCCGACCTCATGGCGCACACCCAGATAG ATAACCACTGTGCGCCCCCAGATGTGACGGGCGTGTCCGAGCGCTCCGTGCACGTGGAGCGGCCCCAGGTGCCCTCAGTGCGAGGCGTCCCACGGGGCTGCAACCATGGCAACGCCCTGGAAACTGCCGACG GCTTTCCTGGGAAAGGTGGGAGTGTCGTCCGTAGAACGGATG GCGTCCCTGTGAACAGCCGCGTCTCCTCCAAGATCCAGCAGCTGCTGAACACGCTGAAGAGGCCCAAGCGGGCTCCGCTGCGCGAGTTCTTCCTGGACGACTTCCAGGAGCTGCTGGACG TCCAGCATCCTGACCCAAACCAGCCCAAACCGGAGGGGACCCAGATGTGTCCGCTCGAAGGGGAGCCTCTGGGCGTGGTCACAAATTGGCCCCCCTCCCTGCTGGCGTCCCTGCAGCGCTGGGGCAGCAGCCAGCCCAAGAGCCCCTGCCTGACCTCCCTGGACAACGCGGGCAAGCCCGTGTACACCCTGACCTACG GCAAGCTGTGGACACGGAGCTTGAAGCTGGCCTACACCCTGCTGAACAAGCTGAGCTCCAGAAACGAACCTCTGCTCCGGTCCGGGGACCGC GTTGCACTCGTGTTCCCAAACAACGACCCTGTTATGTTCATGGTGGCCTTCTATGGCTGTCTCCTGGCTGAGCTGGTGCCTGTGCCCATAGAGGTGCCCCTCACACGGAAG GATGCAGGAAGTCAGCAGATCGGCTTCCTTTTGGGCAGCTGTGGGGTCACCCTGGCCCTGACAACAGACGCCTGTCAGAAGGGTCTCCCCAAAGCTCAGACGGGGGAGGTCGCCACCTTCAAAG gttggcCACGGTTGCTGTGGTTTGTGACAGACGGCAAGCACGTAGTTAAGCCCCCCAAAGACTGGCACCCCTCAGTACGGGATGCCAGCAATGACATCGCCTACATCGAG TATAAGACCAGCAAGGAGGGCAGCACCATGGGCATTACTGTGTCACACTCCGCCATGTTGGCGCACTGCCACACGCTCACGCAGGCCTGCGGCTATGCAGAGG CTGAGACCATAACGAATGTTCTGGATTTCAAAAGGGATGCAGGGCTATGGCACGGTGTTCTCACG AGTGTAATGAACAGGATGCACGTGGTCAGCGTCCCCTACTCCCTGATGAAAGTCAACCCCCTCTCCTGGATTCAGAAAGTGCACGCCTACAAAG CGCGGGTGGCGGTGGTGAAGTCGCGGGACATGCACTGGTCGCTCCTGGCCCAGCGGGACCAGCGGGACATCAGCCTCAGCTCCCTCCGCATGCTGGTCGTCGCAGACGGAGCCAACCCAT GGTCCATCTCGTCCTGCGACGCCTTCCTCAACGTGTTCCAGGCGCGGGGGCTTCGGCCCGAGGTGATCTGTCCCTGCGCCAGCTCTCCCGAGGCCATGACCGTCTCCATCCGCAG ACCTCCTGAGATGGGCGTCCCTCCCCCGGGGAAGGCGGTTCTGTCCATGAGCGGTCTGAGCTACGGGGTCATCAGAGTGGACACGGAGGAGAAGCTGTCCGTGCTCACTGTGCAGGACGTGGGGCAGGTCATGCCCGGGG CTCTGGTGTGCGTGGTGCGGGTGGACGGCACGCCCTCGCTCTGTCGGACGGACGAGGTGGGCGAGATCTGcgtcagctcctccagctccggCGTGGCCTACTTCGGCCTCCCGGGAATGACCAAGAGCGTCTTCCAG ACCATCCCGGTGACGTCATCGGGGGCTCCCATCAGCGACAGGCCCTTCACTCGCACCTCGCTGCTGGGCTTCGTGGGACCG GACAACCTGGTGTTTGTTGTGGGGAAGATGGACGGGCTGATGGTGGTCAGCGGGCGGAGACACAACGCGGACGACGTGGTCGCCACGGCGCTGGCAGTTGAGCCCATGAAGTTTGTCTATAGAGGCAG AATCGCCGTGTTCTCCCTGTCCGTGCTGCATGACGACCGCGTGGTGGTGGTGGCAGAGCAGAGGCCCGACGCGTCCGAAGAGGACAGCTTCCAGTGGATGAGCCGAGTGCTGCAG GCCATCGACAGCATCCACCAGGTGGGGGTGTACTGCTTGGCCCTGGTCCCTGCCAACACACTGCCCAAGGCCCCTCTGGGCGGCATTCACATCTCTGAGACCAAGCAGCGcttcctggagggggcgctgcacCCCTGCAACGTGCTCATGTGCCCCCACACCTGCGTCACCAACCTGCCCAAGCCCCGGCAGAAACAGCCAG AGGTGGGCCCTGCTTCAATGATAGTGGGGAACCTGGTGGCTGGGAAGAGAATCGCTCAGGCTTGTGGGAGAGACGTGACGCAACTGGAGGACAATGACCAG TTCCTGTACATGCAGGATGTTCTGCAGTGGAGGGCGCAGGCAACCCCAGATCATCCTCTTTTTCTGCTGCTGAATGCCAAG GGCACTGTGGCCAGCACCGCCTCCTGCCTGCAGCTGCACAAGCGGGCGGAGCGTGCCGCCGTGGCGCTGATGGAGAGGGCGAGGCTGAACACGGGGGACCACGTGGCTCTGCTGTACCCCCCAG GTATCGACCTGATCGCCACCTTCTACGGGTGCCTGTATGCAGGCTGCGTGCCAGTCACCGTCAGACCCCCCCACTCGCAGAATCTGGCAACCACCCTGCCCACCGTCAAGATGATTGTTGAG GTCAGCAAGTCCGTTTGCATCCTGACCACTCAAGCAATAATGAAGCTGCTCAAATCCAAAGAGGCCGCAGCCGCCGTTGATGTGAAGACGTGGCCGATGGTGCTAGACAcag ATGACCTCCCGAGGAAGAAGGCTCCTCAGATCTACAAGCCTCCCACTCCTGAGATGCTGGCCTACCTGGACTTCAGTGTGTCCACCACTGGAATCCTAGCAGGAGTGAAG ATGTCCCACGCTGCCACCAGTGCCTTGTGCCGCTCCATTAAGCTGCAATGTGAGCTGTACCCCTCCCGCCAGATCGCCATCTGCCTGGACCCCTACTGCGGCCTGGGGTTTGCCCTCTGGTGTCTGTGCAG CGTGTActcaggtcaccagtccatcctGGTCCCCCCCCTGGAGCTGGAGAGCAACGTGTCCCTGTGGCTGACGGCGGTCAGCCAGTACAAGGTGCGCGTCACCTTCTGCTCCTACTCCGTCATGGAGATGTGCACCCGAGGGCTGGGCCCACAGACCGAGGCGCTCCGG ATGCGGAACGTGAACCTGTCGTGCGTGCGCACCTGCATGGTGGTGGCGGAGGAGCGGCCCCGCATCGCCCTCACTCAGTCCTTCTCCAAGATCTTCAAGGACCTGGGCCTCTCCGCCCGAGCCGTCAGCACCACCTTCGGGTGCCGGGTCAACGTGGCCGTCTGCCtgcag GGTACTGCTGGTCCTGACCCCACCACCGTCTATGTGGACATGAGAGCACTGCGGCATGACAG GGTACGTCTAGTGGAGAGAGGGTCACCTCATAGCCTCCCGCTAATGGAATCTGGAAAG ATCTTGCCAGGGGTGAAGGTGATTATAGCAAACACGGAGACTAAAGGGCCCCTGGGAGATTCGCACCTGGGCGAG GTCTGGGTGAGCAGCCCCCACAATGCAACGGGGTACTACACCGTGTACGGAGAGGAGGCGCTGCACGCCGACCACTTCAGCACGAAGCTGAGCTTCGGGGACACGCAGACGGTGTGGGCGCGCACCGGGTACCTCGGCTTCCTGCGTCGCACAGAGCTCACCGACGCCTGCGGAG AGCGCCATGATGCGCTGTATGTGGTGGGCTCCCTGGACGAGACTCTTGAGCTGAGAGGCATGCGCTACCACCCCATCGACATCGAGACGTCCGTCATCCGCTCGCACAAGAGCATCGCAGAGTG CGCGGTGTTCACCTGGACCAACCTGCTGGTGGTGGCGGTGGAGCTGTGTGGCTCGGAGCAGGAGGCCCTGGACCTGGTGGCCCTGGTGACCAGCGTGGTGCTGGAGGAGCACTACCTGATCGTGggcgtggtggtggtggtggaccCCGGGGTCATCCCCATCAACTCCCGCGGGGAGAAGCAGCGCATGCACCTGCGCGACGGCTTCCTGGCCGACCAGCTGGACCCCATCTACGTGGCCTACAACATGTGA